One region of Microbacterium rhizosphaerae genomic DNA includes:
- a CDS encoding LacI family DNA-binding transcriptional regulator encodes MAVTITDVARHAGVSRSTVSYALSGKRSISASTRDRIAEAITSLGFTANAGARALATSQTMVLGLLTQFHQDEFAPAMLQYVLPISDTARELGYDILLVTELDATDALRRVTSAGMVDGVLLLDVIHEDPRLDTLRAAAQPGALVGLPKDTEGLDVFDLDFGESARILVDHLFGLGHREIIVISPPLHVFERGGAYGWRFRDAALERGARYGLQMHSYYGESQQPTIGQSVNAILDARPTATALIVHNDATIAALPSILAARGVRVPDDLSVVSLFSKDFGRSFSLPYTAVESSPDQLGQHAVRQLVRRITTPELAGAPVTRFIAPELAIRGSTM; translated from the coding sequence CCGCCATGCGGGCGTATCGCGGAGCACGGTCTCGTACGCCCTCTCCGGCAAGCGCTCGATCTCGGCATCGACGCGCGACCGCATCGCCGAGGCCATCACGTCGCTCGGCTTCACCGCGAACGCGGGCGCACGTGCGCTCGCGACATCCCAGACGATGGTGCTCGGGCTCCTCACGCAGTTCCACCAGGACGAGTTCGCCCCCGCGATGCTGCAGTACGTGCTGCCGATCTCCGACACGGCGCGCGAGCTCGGCTACGACATCCTCCTCGTGACGGAACTGGACGCGACGGACGCGCTGCGGCGCGTGACCAGCGCCGGCATGGTCGACGGCGTCCTTCTCCTCGATGTGATCCACGAGGATCCTCGGCTGGACACCCTGCGCGCCGCCGCCCAGCCCGGTGCGCTCGTCGGGCTGCCGAAGGACACCGAGGGCCTCGACGTGTTCGATCTCGACTTCGGTGAATCCGCCCGCATCCTCGTCGACCATCTGTTCGGTCTCGGCCACCGCGAGATCATCGTCATCTCGCCGCCGCTGCACGTCTTCGAGCGCGGAGGGGCATACGGCTGGCGATTCCGGGATGCGGCGCTGGAGCGTGGAGCCCGCTATGGACTGCAGATGCACTCGTACTACGGCGAGTCCCAGCAGCCCACGATCGGCCAGAGCGTCAACGCGATCCTCGACGCTCGACCCACGGCGACGGCGCTGATCGTCCACAACGACGCGACGATCGCCGCACTCCCCTCGATTCTGGCGGCACGCGGCGTCCGCGTCCCGGACGACCTGTCGGTCGTCAGCCTCTTCTCGAAAGACTTCGGGAGATCCTTCTCACTGCCGTACACGGCGGTGGAGAGCTCGCCCGATCAGCTGGGCCAGCACGCGGTCCGGCAACTGGTGCGGCGGATCACCACGCCGGAGCTCGCCGG